Proteins from one Candidatus Poribacteria bacterium genomic window:
- a CDS encoding ABC transporter permease subunit, translating to MNSLMMRPGLRKKIVLLSITVVIEIVALIFFWNVLKKADVTTIQTSPASGISDGLPPLLGDLNLILPISFLAILLGIACAFYVEEWLSATNWVRRFIESQVAFLTGIPSLLYGLLAVAVLFGYAGVFKATLQNAEGSALAGTSFQRNTTLFYTETLIFILTVMPVAIKTTQRALRSVETPIRESAYALGATQWQVLTKQVVPRAFPRMFAGGCRAMARAFAAAALLVAIQAWSYTTELRGFPDRFILLLGGALLLSNASSFLIEIYVPASTQHN from the coding sequence ATGAATTCCTTGATGATGCGTCCAGGACTCAGAAAAAAAATTGTTTTGCTGAGCATTACTGTTGTAATAGAGATTGTCGCGCTTATTTTCTTTTGGAATGTCCTGAAAAAAGCAGATGTAACGACTATACAAACATCGCCAGCATCGGGCATTTCAGACGGATTACCGCCTCTGCTCGGCGATCTCAATTTGATTCTACCGATCAGTTTTTTGGCTATTTTGCTTGGAATAGCGTGTGCCTTTTACGTAGAAGAATGGCTTTCAGCGACAAATTGGGTCCGGCGTTTCATCGAAAGTCAGGTCGCCTTTTTGACTGGCATCCCTTCACTTTTGTATGGACTTTTGGCGGTCGCTGTTCTCTTCGGCTACGCTGGTGTTTTTAAAGCGACTCTTCAGAATGCGGAGGGATCCGCTTTAGCAGGAACATCCTTTCAGCGTAACACCACACTATTTTACACGGAGACGTTAATCTTCATTTTGACCGTAATGCCAGTCGCAATCAAGACGACGCAGAGAGCACTCCGATCGGTGGAAACACCAATCCGTGAATCCGCTTACGCATTAGGTGCCACCCAATGGCAAGTTTTAACGAAACAGGTCGTGCCACGTGCTTTTCCACGGATGTTTGCAGGCGGATGTAGAGCGATGGCTCGTGCGTTCGCCGCTGCTGCATTGCTCGTCGCTATTCAGGCATGGAGTTATACAACGGAACTCAGAGGGTTTCCCGACAGATTCATTCTACTTTTAGGAGGTGCACTACTATTGAGTAACGCCTCCAGTTTCCTTATTGAAATATACGTTCCGGCTTCAACACAACACAATTGA
- a CDS encoding mechanosensitive ion channel family protein → MSLEIWRAILNFKYISAIWMVLAVIGAVIVYFRLTSRLRKFTDARAYKPENADRFFFTWRYVFMFSIGGLIIFMFSDVFGIIGLSLAFIMTLMGWGIRNPIMNLAAWLLIILKKPYQIGDRVILGVTIGDVRNISIMYTQLDQVGGTIGGEEKSGRSVMIPNQHLFRWNVINYTRDEKYILDEVIIRLTYRSDITRAEQIMCQQASEVTAEICEETGESPYVRFELIPSGVVGKLRYRVRAVNRQSTSTLIVERISKAFMRDGQIEFAYVKREALLTPKDGQLLPPQYLYTAR, encoded by the coding sequence ATGTCTTTAGAAATCTGGCGTGCGATACTCAATTTCAAATACATATCTGCGATATGGATGGTCTTGGCAGTGATAGGGGCGGTCATTGTCTATTTTCGTCTGACCTCGCGACTCCGAAAGTTTACCGATGCGCGCGCCTATAAGCCTGAGAATGCTGACCGCTTCTTTTTTACATGGCGTTACGTCTTCATGTTTTCGATCGGTGGGCTTATCATTTTTATGTTTTCCGATGTCTTTGGAATCATAGGACTGTCATTAGCCTTTATTATGACCCTGATGGGGTGGGGCATCCGAAACCCGATCATGAACTTAGCCGCATGGTTATTGATTATTCTGAAGAAACCTTACCAGATTGGAGACCGGGTTATTTTAGGTGTTACTATCGGTGATGTGCGAAACATCTCGATCATGTATACACAATTGGATCAAGTCGGAGGAACGATTGGCGGAGAAGAGAAATCTGGACGCAGCGTCATGATTCCGAACCAACATCTTTTTCGATGGAATGTAATTAACTACACACGAGACGAAAAATACATCCTTGATGAAGTGATCATTCGTTTGACGTACCGTTCAGATATAACGCGTGCCGAGCAAATTATGTGTCAGCAGGCATCAGAAGTGACAGCCGAAATATGTGAGGAAACAGGTGAATCGCCTTATGTGCGGTTTGAGTTGATACCATCCGGAGTCGTTGGTAAACTCAGGTATCGGGTCCGTGCTGTGAATCGGCAAAGTACTTCAACGTTAATCGTCGAACGAATTTCCAAGGCGTTTATGCGTGACGGGCAGATTGAGTTCGCCTACGTGAAAAGGGAGGCACTGCTAACACCGAAAGACGGACAGTTACTCCCGCCACAATACCTTTATACCGCGCGTTAG
- a CDS encoding mechanosensitive ion channel family protein, whose protein sequence is MFLEFIERLGTFIDAIINSPFKGILLSVITIATLLILKAILGYFVRRYVYQHAQLETNAQNFMAVWGYIWTAIIAIFGIISLGGSLKTLGISAGFLGMVLGWSLQAPVTGIAAWLMLILKRPFKIGDRVIIAGITGDVVDITLTHVILNQVGGTVSSEERSGRGILIPNAILFGQTITNYTLEEEYILVEVPVRITFESNWEEAERILVDAAKVVTADVINEVGEEPFIRAELFDAGVMMRLRYKTRPVDRAKSLSDIVKIIFHGFSESKAVEFCYAHSEIIYSWKDQSVLPARLPEE, encoded by the coding sequence ATGTTTTTAGAATTCATAGAGCGTTTAGGGACTTTCATAGATGCTATTATCAATTCACCGTTTAAAGGTATTCTCTTAAGCGTTATTACAATTGCAACTTTGCTCATTCTCAAAGCGATTTTAGGATATTTCGTTAGGAGGTATGTTTACCAGCACGCCCAATTGGAAACAAATGCCCAAAATTTCATGGCGGTGTGGGGTTATATCTGGACGGCTATTATTGCGATCTTCGGTATTATTAGTTTGGGTGGCTCTCTCAAAACGCTCGGTATCTCCGCGGGGTTTCTGGGTATGGTTTTGGGATGGTCCTTGCAAGCACCTGTCACAGGGATTGCAGCGTGGTTAATGCTAATCCTGAAACGTCCTTTCAAGATTGGCGATCGTGTTATTATCGCTGGCATCACAGGCGATGTCGTGGATATTACTTTAACGCACGTTATTCTCAATCAAGTTGGTGGGACGGTGTCCAGTGAAGAACGTTCTGGTCGCGGTATCCTCATCCCCAATGCGATTCTGTTTGGACAGACAATTACGAACTATACCTTGGAGGAGGAGTATATTTTGGTTGAAGTACCTGTTCGGATTACCTTTGAATCGAATTGGGAAGAAGCAGAGCGGATTCTGGTTGATGCAGCAAAGGTGGTTACAGCGGATGTCATCAACGAGGTTGGCGAAGAACCGTTTATCCGTGCGGAGTTGTTTGATGCAGGTGTAATGATGCGGTTACGCTACAAGACGCGTCCGGTGGACCGCGCGAAGAGCCTCAGTGACATCGTCAAGATTATTTTCCATGGCTTTTCCGAGAGTAAGGCGGTTGAGTTCTGCTATGCACATTCGGAAATCATTTACTCATGGAAAGACCAATCCGTATTACCAGCACGTCTTCCAGAGGAGTAG
- a CDS encoding phosphate ABC transporter ATP-binding protein — MQTEGKQPILSIRDLNVWFGDKQILNSLSFEVQQGQVTALIGPANCGKSTLVRCINRLNDFTSDFKFTGEILFKGSDMYATKTDVAAIRKQIGMVFRKPRPFQCSIYENVAYGARISGINRPAELDTIVQKNLQKTGLWDDVEPILDGTPEQLSTGQQQLLCIARALAVEPEILILDEPCGELDPIETVKVETLVRNLTEDCTPIFVTNKRRQAARVSDTAGFLYFGELIEFGMTERIFTNPQDTKTEQYVTGRLG; from the coding sequence ATGCAAACCGAAGGCAAGCAACCTATCTTGAGCATCCGTGACCTAAATGTGTGGTTCGGCGATAAGCAGATTCTGAATTCTCTCTCCTTTGAGGTTCAGCAGGGACAGGTGACTGCGCTTATCGGACCCGCTAACTGTGGTAAGAGTACGCTTGTCCGATGTATCAACCGCTTAAACGACTTTACATCGGATTTCAAGTTCACCGGCGAAATACTTTTTAAGGGCAGTGACATGTACGCAACAAAAACGGATGTCGCTGCTATTCGGAAACAGATTGGGATGGTGTTCCGAAAACCGAGACCGTTTCAGTGCTCTATCTATGAGAATGTAGCGTATGGTGCTCGGATTTCAGGCATAAATCGACCCGCAGAGTTAGATACGATTGTTCAGAAAAATCTCCAAAAAACAGGACTCTGGGACGATGTTGAACCTATTTTAGACGGAACACCAGAACAACTCTCTACAGGGCAGCAGCAACTTCTCTGTATCGCACGTGCATTAGCGGTTGAACCAGAAATTCTAATACTTGACGAACCGTGTGGTGAACTCGATCCGATTGAGACCGTCAAAGTTGAGACACTCGTACGGAATCTGACAGAAGACTGCACGCCTATCTTTGTTACGAATAAAAGAAGACAAGCCGCTCGCGTCTCTGACACCGCAGGGTTTCTCTATTTCGGCGAATTAATTGAATTTGGAATGACGGAAAGGATTTTTACAAACCCACAGGACACCAAAACAGAACAGTATGTGACAGGAAGATTAGGTTAA
- a CDS encoding mechanosensitive ion channel: MDELVQQFLDLLQTRVITLGEEPVQVIQIVLLIGTLAAALVIGGFLRRWFRRLFNRFRMPEDLRNRLLAILFLIVLVFGIALAFQFAGISTGFLGKLFDYPLTDLFQPSQSATETEVDAEGSPTEAREDVRKLTLARLFYGFVIVFGMFILSKYVQWVLRRQVLQAFQIAEHTQFILLRFLHFSLIIIGVIISLSTIGVSFTSLAIIFGGLSIGIGFGLQNIASNVISGFILIFERPIKIGDLVEVMDVNIFGRVSSINLRSTVIVSLDEKELIVPNSQLITEAVHNLTHANNLYRLRIPVGVSYGSDVDLVKQVLLDAADEHFGVIKEPIPNISNVTSPFVRFIAFGNSSLDFELLAWIPDSFQRFDVASDLHFIIWHKFKEHDITIAFPQLDVHFDPPEIEQES; this comes from the coding sequence ATGGATGAGTTGGTTCAACAATTTCTTGATTTACTTCAAACGCGTGTCATCACTTTGGGTGAAGAACCTGTACAGGTTATCCAAATTGTTTTATTAATTGGGACTTTGGCGGCAGCATTGGTAATCGGAGGCTTTCTACGCCGGTGGTTTCGTCGTCTTTTCAATAGATTCAGGATGCCAGAAGACCTCAGGAATCGATTACTCGCAATCCTGTTCCTTATTGTTCTGGTTTTTGGAATTGCTTTGGCATTCCAGTTTGCTGGAATTAGCACAGGGTTCCTCGGCAAACTTTTTGACTACCCCCTCACAGATCTGTTTCAGCCTTCCCAGAGTGCCACTGAAACTGAGGTTGATGCGGAAGGATCACCTACTGAAGCCCGTGAAGATGTGCGTAAATTGACCTTGGCGAGGCTTTTTTATGGGTTCGTAATTGTCTTTGGAATGTTTATCCTGTCTAAATATGTGCAGTGGGTGCTACGGCGACAGGTGCTACAAGCGTTTCAAATTGCGGAACATACCCAATTTATCTTACTCCGTTTTCTTCACTTCAGCCTAATCATTATCGGTGTTATTATCAGTCTCAGCACTATCGGCGTGAGTTTCACAAGTTTAGCTATAATTTTTGGTGGTTTGAGTATCGGTATCGGTTTTGGCTTACAGAATATCGCCTCAAACGTGATTTCAGGGTTTATTCTGATTTTTGAACGCCCTATCAAAATTGGGGATCTCGTTGAGGTTATGGATGTTAATATATTTGGCAGAGTCAGTAGCATTAATCTCCGCTCGACAGTTATCGTTTCGCTTGATGAGAAGGAGCTTATCGTTCCGAATTCTCAATTAATTACGGAAGCGGTTCATAACCTCACGCACGCGAACAATCTGTACCGGCTTCGTATTCCCGTGGGAGTGTCGTACGGTTCAGATGTGGATCTTGTCAAGCAAGTACTACTTGATGCCGCAGATGAGCATTTCGGCGTGATCAAAGAACCAATTCCGAACATCAGCAACGTTACTTCTCCTTTCGTTCGCTTTATTGCTTTTGGGAATTCATCCTTAGATTTTGAGTTATTGGCATGGATTCCAGACTCTTTTCAGCGTTTCGATGTCGCCAGTGATCTCCATTTCATAATCTGGCATAAATTTAAAGAACATGATATTACAATCGCATTCCCACAACTGGATGTCCATTTTGATCCGCCGGAGATTGAACAGGAATCTTGA
- a CDS encoding phosphate ABC transporter ATP-binding protein — MNYSIETENLSLWYGDFQALIDVNAKIPDGQITSLIGPSGCGKTTLLRCFNRVNERYGNVTTKGKIEILGKNIYDADVSLPELRKAVGMVFQRPNPLPISVYENVLFGLRIHSPLRSMTRAESDQIVEEALTSVFLWEDLKDNLKVRATSLQLEQQQKLCIARLLPLKPKIILMDEPCSALDAKGTGAVEELMEILAGTYTFLIVTHNMAQARRVSKECLFMFLGELIEHRETQALFEDPQHEKTEDYVQMRYG; from the coding sequence ATGAATTATAGTATTGAAACTGAAAATCTCAGCCTCTGGTATGGTGATTTTCAGGCACTCATTGATGTCAACGCGAAAATACCAGATGGTCAGATAACGTCGCTTATCGGTCCCTCTGGATGTGGGAAAACAACGTTACTTCGCTGCTTTAATCGCGTGAACGAACGCTACGGTAACGTTACGACAAAGGGAAAAATCGAGATTCTGGGAAAAAATATCTACGATGCAGATGTTTCTTTGCCGGAGCTTCGGAAAGCCGTCGGTATGGTATTTCAGAGACCAAACCCGTTGCCGATTTCGGTTTACGAAAATGTCCTATTCGGATTGCGGATTCATTCGCCACTGCGGAGTATGACACGAGCAGAATCGGATCAGATTGTTGAGGAGGCACTAACATCCGTTTTCCTCTGGGAGGACTTGAAAGATAATCTGAAGGTGCGGGCGACATCACTTCAACTTGAACAGCAGCAGAAACTCTGTATCGCCCGCCTGTTACCGCTGAAGCCAAAAATCATTCTGATGGATGAACCCTGCTCAGCGTTAGATGCAAAAGGCACAGGTGCCGTTGAAGAGTTAATGGAAATCCTCGCAGGGACGTATACATTTCTAATCGTGACACATAACATGGCACAAGCACGACGCGTCAGCAAAGAGTGTCTCTTCATGTTCCTCGGTGAACTAATTGAACACAGAGAAACCCAAGCACTGTTTGAAGACCCACAACACGAGAAAACCGAGGATTATGTGCAGATGCGATACGGATAA
- the phoU gene encoding phosphate signaling complex protein PhoU produces the protein MLEHEITGLQHKLLEMAGLVEQMLRQAVESVLTRDKALAQLVVDTDDKIDLLENEIESSCIQLIALHQPVATELRFLTTAMKINHNIERIADKSVAIAKRSIELSEHPPVKPFVDLPYAAQVIQSMVKGVLDAFVNRDAEYALKIRERDSEVDEIYEKMLNELLTILSEHPKLIQPGISLLLLFRHLERIGDLAAHIGEEVYYLVKGDVIRHS, from the coding sequence ATGTTAGAACACGAAATCACGGGACTTCAGCATAAACTTTTAGAAATGGCGGGGCTTGTGGAACAGATGCTACGCCAAGCCGTTGAATCTGTCTTAACGCGAGATAAAGCGTTAGCGCAACTCGTTGTTGATACAGATGATAAGATTGATCTGCTTGAAAACGAGATCGAATCCTCGTGTATCCAACTGATCGCGCTCCATCAGCCAGTAGCGACAGAACTCCGATTTCTAACAACAGCGATGAAGATTAACCACAACATCGAAAGGATAGCAGATAAAAGTGTTGCTATCGCCAAACGGAGCATTGAGTTATCAGAACATCCACCGGTCAAACCCTTCGTAGATTTACCGTATGCAGCACAAGTGATTCAGTCGATGGTAAAGGGCGTGCTGGATGCGTTCGTCAATCGAGATGCCGAATATGCGCTAAAAATTCGAGAACGGGACAGCGAAGTTGATGAAATCTATGAAAAAATGCTGAATGAATTGCTGACCATTTTGAGCGAACACCCCAAACTCATCCAACCCGGTATCAGTCTCCTACTGCTTTTCCGCCATTTGGAGCGGATAGGGGACCTCGCTGCACATATCGGCGAAGAGGTCTATTACCTCGTCAAGGGCGATGTCATCCGACACTCCTAA